The genomic window CATTTAAAATGTTAGCATGTTCTTATTTGTGAAGCATTCAAGAAAACAAACAGATTTGAAGGAGGGCCTCTTTAGTTATGCTGAATTCAGACATGGAATTTGCAACCGAGACATATCAACAAAGCATGCAAGTTGAACAAGAGCTAAGGATATGAATGAACAACCTTGGCCCCCTACATGACACCTTAAGGTATTTGACATGACACCAAGGCTCACTATCCCGTGCAATTATCACATCAAGTAGTTTTAAGGAATCACAATCCAAGGCAAGACTCGCCAACACTTTGATAGTTTCGCATTTCCATGGGGCAGAGAATGATTTATGATTTATTGATTCTAACCAAATTTCTTAAGCGCAATTGAGTCTCTATACAGACAGTGACTGATTTGACAGCACAGACAGTGACTGATTTGACAGCACATAAACGCTTCGCAACAAGATAAAATTAGTGTGATGTCTACAAAAGAATATTAAAAATAGGGATCCAGGCATCCTTCATCTTGCGTGTTCTGGAAACATAAATTACGAAATGATCCTACGGACACACATATGAGCGGTAGGTCTATCTAAATCAACGGTGCGTGTGCGGAGAAATGGGTGCGATTACAAGGAGCGTCAAGGTGCCGGAGAGAGGAAGAGATCAGGAGAAGGGACATAACTAAAAAGAATTTCTATTGATAATAATACTAATTCAGACACCAAGTACATTCGATTCCAGAGACCAATTCACACCTAGACTGGCTAGAATCAGCCGAGCAAAGCTCTGATTCTGATGGCTAGCACGATTTACACTAACAGCTGAGCTACACTGATTCTGGTGCCCTGCCATGGGTCGTTCATTCAGTTGGTCCATACGAAGTAGGGGCACACGGGTCCCATGGCCGGCGTCCAGTTGCCACACCCGAAGAAGCACTTGCCCTGCATCGGCCCTGGCACAGACACCACGCCTCCTCTGGTCGGTACCCTGCAGTAGCAGAAGCACGTCGCAGAGGAGCTGCCGCAGGGGCTTATCATGTGTGGCTGCGGCGGCTGCTGCTTCTGCTGGATCAGCGGCGGCGCCAGCGCCGATGAGCCACCGCAAGGGCTTGTGCGAAGCTGCGGCGACTGCTGCTTCTGCTGGATCATCAGCAGCGGCGCCAGCGCAGATGAGCCACCGCAAGAGCTTGTGAGAAGCTTCGGGGGCTGCTCCTTCTgctggatcggcggcggcggccccAGCGAACCGGTGATGGTCATCTTGACCCCGCGCCGCATCAGCTCAACAAGAAGCCGAGCCGTGTTGCGCGCGTCGTCCAGTCCGCAGTGCAGGCGGCCCTCCCAATCCAGTCCCGCTGCCCTGACCGCCTCCTGAAGGGTGACCCGCCCTCCGCCGCCGAGCGCCGCCTGGAAGGGGACCCTCAGGTTGATCCAGCGATCGAAGTAGGAGGGCTTCTCGATCCCCTTGAAGCGGCACTCGGACTCGAGCATGGTGCGGCAATCCCAATCTCCCCAGGTCACGACGGCCAAGCTGCCtccccccgccgtcgccgccttcaGCCAAGAGTCGTGCATCCAGAGCGCCTCGCCGAGATCCACGCCGCCGTCGACGTCCTCCTGCCGGATGCCGGTGAGTTCCCTACAAAATTGGGTTAGCACAGGGTGATGTTTTGGACGAACGTACCTGCGAAACGCGGACTGGATGCAGCCGGTGGCGCCGTCGACGAGCACGGCGGGGAACTCAATGATTTCCTGCGAAAAGATCCGCGTGTCTTTCACGCACGTCGCCTCGAAGTCCACCACCACGAAGAAGTCGAAATCTTGGACCAGCCCCTGCCCGCGCGCCGCCATGATCGCTGCCATGTTCGACGAGGTGCGCGCAAACTCCGAGAGTCGAGATTGGGGAAACTAGGGCGGCGAAGATCGGGGAAATACGGAGTCGAGAAAGTTGGGAGTCGAGAAACTAGGGCAGCGATGGTCGGGGAAAGTTGGGATCGAAATCTGATTTGTTTCCTCGTCACGCTTGGGGCAGGCACAATTTCTAATCCAATCCGATACTTTTCGGATTGGCGCTCTTTTTTTTTAACGTGGTTGGCGCTCTTTTTTTTTCGGGGGCGCTATTTCTAATCCAATCAACAAATCAAAGGATGTGAGAGCAACTCTCGACCCAgcacgccgacccaaacggacgcgcgtccgctgcCGACCCATTCCCAgcttttttgtgtgctggcatgtgtgccgacCGCTGGCGAGTGCGGCAGCATACTGTGTGGTGATATTTTTTAAAGCcggcattgtatgccggcgctggTATAGTGCCGGCATGAGACATGACCGTGGGCCTTTTTTAAAATTTGagtgcggacatgaaatgggtcggcgcatTGAGCGTactgccgacccaaatctaaaaCAGGGCGGACGTCGGGCGGGCGgccaacccaaacggacaaaaaacggacaAATGTGTCATCCGTGTTCGTTGGAGTTGCTCTGATTAGAGGGGAAAAGACCAATGGATATGCTAGAAGACTCGTTTGACTCTTCTTCACCTTCACATGTTCATGTTTAGTTGGTTTTGTTGGAATGTCTAAAAAGAAGTTGGTTGTGTTGGAGTTTCTTTTTGATGTATCTCGCTACCGGGCTACTTCTACTCTACTCTAGAGCCTGAGAGCGTCTACAGCCGAACACCCCAAACCCGTGTTAAATGTCTGGGCAAACAGCCCGGTCATTAACCAGTCAAAAACCGACCTACCCGGGCGTCTCAAACTGCCCTCAAATCATCAGGTTGTTCGGAGCCGTCATATCCAGGCGCGTCCACCACGTCAGCCAGGTCCACCCTGACCCCCCTTCGTCCCCACAAAACCCACCAATCCGAAaaccctaactcagttcactcCGCTCTCACACAGTCTCTTCTTCTCCCCTTACTTCGATTTCGACCCACTCCAATGACTCTGACGACCATGTCGAGTGCCGACAGCCGCTCCGACTCCGACCTCGATGTCGACGAGGAGCTGGCCCTCCGCATTGCCCTCGAGAGGTCCAACATGGACACAGGGGCAGTTTCAGATCTGCCACCTCACATCTTCCCCACCAGCACAACGCGGATGCCAGAGTTGGCCCCTTTGGCCCACATGCAGCTCTGCGAGGGCTACACAGTTCGTGCCACTCCCACACTGTCACCTGCCCCCGCCGACCGCTGCTCCGCAAGGGGCAGCAGTGGGTGCTTGTGCCCTCCCCGCAGGCCCGGACGCGCACGCCGGAATTGGAGGCGCGCGCTGCTTGCCGTGAGAGGCAGCAGGCAAGGGAGAGGGACGCGGCAAAGCAATCCGTGCGCCACAACCGCAGGTTGCCGCCGAAGCCCGACGAGGACGAGTGTTTCCTCGCTTGGGTCTTCTGTCGGTTGCTTACAACGGTGGAGACAGACGCACGGGAACTCCGCCGGAAGAACGCCAAGGCGCTCAGGCTTGCCATTGAGCAGTTGGAGCACGAGGCGACAGTGGCGGCTCGGCTCGCGAAGGTCAAGCGGTAACAGGAGAGGGGCCGTCCGGCGGCTCAAAGTGCTCATCGTCCTCTTCGACTCCTCCTCCGATGACAGCGATGACTACGGCGCCTCATTTGACGACTCGAATGATCCTCCACCAGCCGCCGACGCCTATAACTGCGTCGTCGACCAAAAGAGGAAAGGGtcggcgaggaagtggtgaagatccaCCTTCCGCGCTTTAATTTTAAGTTTTTAGATGTAGTTTAAACTTGTCCGTCGTTTATGTGCATTATGTGAACTTTGGCAATCTTTTGAAGATCCGTTGGTGATCTTTTGGTGAACGGATTGTGCATTTCTATGTACGATTGTACGTTTGTTTCATGATCTATATAGTTTTATCCACATTGCATGGTTTAGTATGGATATAGAGGATCGGTTATGAGATACACTGATATGGATGACGCTTTTTGAGGACTGACCTATCAGTGCCCGCAGACGTGTCCGGACAGTACGCGGGCGTTTGAGGGCCCAGATTTGCCATGTCCGGATGTAGATGCTCATAGAGCATCTTCAACGAATGATGTAAAACTTGGTGATGTAAAAATGATTATAGGCTAGAAGAGATAAGGTGTTTGGACATCGTGGCTGCGGTTGCCTTTTCATATGCCCAAAAACTGGTGCCCAAAAGAATGAAAAGCAACTGAAACATGAAATCCAATGGTAGAGAGGTCGGGAGCTCCGATCGGGACCAACGACTCGGCGGCGGTCGGTTCGGTAGATTAGAGGACACCCGACCACTAATAAGCCTCGACGGCCGACATGGTGCAATAGCGACCATCTCGATGCTGGTGAGTTCCCTGCAAAActgggtgtaggatcgaaagtatgtctagagggggtgattagactacttgaccaaataaaaatctatcattttcccaattttagttctaggcaggttttagcaacttagcacggttcaagcaatcttaacacaattcaagcaagcatgcaaagagtatatgagcaacggaaagtaaagcatgcaacttgcaagaatgtaagggaagggtttggagagtgcgaacgcaataggagacacatatgtttttgtcgtggttccgataggtggtgctatcgtacatccacgttgatggagacttcaacccacgaagggtaacggttgcgcgagtccacggagggctccacccacgaagggtccacgaagaagcaaccttgtctatcccaccatggccatcgcccacgaaggacttgcctcactagcggtagatcttcacgaagtaggcgatctccttgcccttacaaactccttggttcaactccacaatcttgtcggaggctcccaagtgacacctagccaatctaggagacaccactctccaagaagtaacaaatggtgtgttgatgatgaactccttactcttgtgcttcaaataatagtctccccaatactcaactctctctcacaggatttggatttggtggaaagaagatttgagtggaaagcaacttggggaatgctagagatcaagattcatatggtaggaatggaatatcttggtctcaacacaagtgtaggtggttctctctcagaaaatgtatgttggaagtgtaggcatgttctgatggctctctccacgaatgaagagtgggtgaaggggtatatatagcctccacacaaaatctaaccgttacacacaacttaccaaactcggtgggaccgaattgcgaaactcggtcagaccgatttagaaaatcatgtgaccgttaggattttcggtgggaccgacatgcaactcggtaggaccgatatggttagggttagggcataatgtattCTCGATGagaccaattactcaaactcggtgagatcgattttggtaatggacacacagagggttggtcaggcaaactcagtgggaccgattcactcatctcggtaagactgaaacgttatgaaaaggaaatagagagtttgcattgtaatcttggtggaaccgatcgctcatctcggtttgaccgaaacgttacgaagggaaacagagagattacaaccccatctcggtgagactgatttgcctagggtttgtggcagtggctatgacatctgaactcggtggcgccgggtaggaagaatatgtggggccgagtttgacttttggtttaggtcatatgtggatgtgagaaagtagttgagggtcttgaagcatatcattaagcattttgagcaagagtctcattaagaaacacctcatccctccttgatagtattggtttttcctatagactcaatgtgatcttggatcactaaaatagaaaatgtagagtcttgtgctttgagcttgagccaatccttttgtcctttgcattttgagggatccacttctcTCATCcacgccatgccaatcattgagctttcctgaaatatttatcttgaagtggcattagctcaatgagatatatgttgttaggaattaccaaaatcacccaggaatagttgcactttcaatctcccccttttggtaattgatgacaacatatagatcaaagcttcgacaaatgataataagattgaaaaaatattgtcgctttgagaagtatgtgaaaagtaagagctccccctaaatttgtgcattgtttaaaatttgctttggactgcaaatgcacaaagagttagaatcaagggttactcttccatgtcacatacatcttggtggagcgctcaaaatgataataattaaatacatgcactcatcaccaagcaaaatgaatgatcatataaggatatataggataatgtcatccaacaagcattaaggtagcatatgatcaatcacatcacatgatcatccaagtatcaagcaaacaagcaaataacgaagtttaaccaccaaaaagacaagagagaacaaaagcaacactctctctcgaagcctatgatctatacattttctccccctttggcaacaagttaccaaaaagttcataaaaaatgcatagtgctaatcgactctcaggcttggtcttcatgggatggtgtagagatggctccttggacgaagacttctgtagatgttgctggagctggtggagagggtgctggagctggatgcactgaagctatagctggtgtaGATGATGTAGCTTTGGT from Triticum aestivum cultivar Chinese Spring chromosome 3B, IWGSC CS RefSeq v2.1, whole genome shotgun sequence includes these protein-coding regions:
- the LOC123069493 gene encoding ERI1 exoribonuclease 2-like encodes the protein MAAIMAARGQGLVQDFDFFVVVDFEATCVKDTRIFSQEIIEFPAVLVDGATGCIQSAFRRYVRPKHHPVLTQFCRELTGIRQEDVDGGVDLGEALWMHDSWLKAATAGGGSLAVVTWGDWDCRTMLESECRFKGIEKPSYFDRWINLRVPFQAALGGGGRVTLQEAVRAAGLDWEGRLHCGLDDARNTARLLVELMRRGVKMTITGSLGPPPPIQQKEQPPKLLTSSCGGSSALAPLLMIQQKQQSPQLRTSPCGGSSALAPPLIQQKQQPPQPHMISPCGSSSATCFCYCRVPTRGGVVSVPGPMQGKCFFGCGNWTPAMGPVCPYFVWTN